The Agromyces mariniharenae genome includes a window with the following:
- a CDS encoding histidinol-phosphate transaminase, with amino-acid sequence MTSLDDLPIRDDLRGRTPYGAPQKSVPVALNVNENTHPIPEDVAHDIVARVAAAILSLNRYPDREFTALRRALADYLGHDLDIDRIWAANGSNEVLQHILQAFGGPGRSVLGFAPTYSMYGLLASGTGTEWITAGRDDEFELSPETAVAAVREHDPDIVLLCAPNNPTGTPLSLETITAVADAARGIVVVDEAYIEFADPGTASALTLLEGRPRLLVSRTMSKAFAFAGARVGYLAADPAVIDALRLVRLPYHLSALTQAAALGALAHSDEMLAMVGEIRAQRERISTELARLGFHPYRSGSNFVLFGGVDDPHAVFQALLDRGILIREIGLPGCLRVTAGTEAETSAFLEAIAVFAPATAAS; translated from the coding sequence GTGACGAGCCTCGACGACCTGCCCATCCGCGACGACCTGCGCGGGCGCACGCCCTACGGCGCGCCGCAGAAGTCGGTCCCGGTCGCGCTCAACGTCAACGAGAACACGCATCCGATCCCCGAGGACGTCGCGCACGACATCGTCGCCCGGGTCGCCGCGGCGATCCTCAGCCTCAATCGGTATCCCGACCGCGAGTTCACGGCGCTCCGACGCGCGCTCGCGGACTACCTCGGGCACGACCTCGACATCGACCGCATCTGGGCGGCGAACGGCTCGAACGAGGTGCTCCAGCACATCCTGCAGGCCTTCGGCGGACCCGGTCGCAGCGTGCTCGGCTTCGCCCCGACGTACTCCATGTACGGGCTGCTCGCGTCGGGCACCGGCACCGAGTGGATCACGGCCGGCCGCGACGACGAGTTCGAGCTCTCGCCCGAGACCGCCGTGGCCGCGGTGCGCGAGCACGACCCCGACATCGTGCTGCTCTGCGCACCGAACAACCCCACGGGCACGCCGCTCTCCCTCGAGACCATCACCGCGGTGGCGGATGCCGCGCGCGGCATCGTCGTGGTCGACGAGGCGTACATCGAGTTCGCCGATCCCGGCACCGCGAGCGCACTGACACTGCTCGAGGGCCGGCCCCGGCTGCTCGTGTCGCGCACCATGAGCAAGGCGTTCGCCTTCGCGGGCGCGCGGGTCGGCTACCTCGCCGCGGATCCCGCCGTCATCGACGCGCTCCGCCTCGTGCGCCTGCCGTACCACCTCTCGGCGCTGACGCAGGCCGCCGCGCTCGGCGCCCTGGCGCACTCGGACGAGATGCTCGCCATGGTCGGCGAGATCCGCGCGCAGCGCGAGCGGATCTCGACCGAGCTGGCCCGACTCGGCTTCCACCCCTATCGCAGCGGATCGAACTTCGTGCTCTTCGGCGGCGTCGACGACCCGCACGCCGTGTTCCAGGCGCTGCTCGACCGCGGCATCCTGATCCGCGAGATCGGCCTGCCCGGCTGCCTCCGCGTGACCGCGGGCACCGAGGCCGAGACGAGCGCGTTCCTCGAGGCGATCGCGGTCTTCGCGCCCGCCACCGCGGCCTCCTGA
- a CDS encoding LysM peptidoglycan-binding domain-containing protein, with amino-acid sequence MSAAIVPTRTMTVESAPRTATRLRLTRRGRIVFTALASLPLVVWALVTVLGSGGAAADGGSSAPASSFEYVTIGQGDSLWAIAESLAPEGDPRVLIDEIIRLNGLDDAVVEPGQRLALPVVP; translated from the coding sequence ATGAGCGCAGCGATCGTCCCGACCCGCACGATGACGGTGGAGTCGGCACCGCGCACGGCGACGCGGCTCCGACTCACGCGCCGGGGGCGCATCGTCTTCACCGCGCTGGCGTCCCTGCCGCTCGTCGTCTGGGCGCTCGTCACCGTCCTCGGTTCGGGTGGTGCAGCCGCCGACGGCGGCTCGTCGGCGCCGGCCTCCTCGTTCGAGTACGTCACGATCGGCCAGGGCGACTCGCTCTGGGCCATCGCCGAGTCGCTCGCGCCCGAGGGCGACCCGCGCGTCCTCATCGACGAGATCATCCGCCTCAACGGCCTCGACGACGCGGTCGTCGAGCCGGGGCAGCGGCTCGCCCTCCCGGTCGTCCCATGA
- the lexA gene encoding transcriptional repressor LexA, translating to MDDVRDQGRARRRKSLSAKQVAILEVIQRSVSSRGYPPSMREIGDAVGLSSLSSVTHQLNQLELAGYLRRDPNRPRALEVLIELPGSADRAPSAGEPIPVGDAAMVPLVGRIAAGIPITAEQQIDEVFPLPRQLVGKGELFILKVVGDSMIDAAICDGDWVVVRSQRTAENGEIVAAMLDGEATVKVFRQRDGHTWLLPRNSAFEPILGDQAEVLGKVVAVLRTV from the coding sequence ATCGACGACGTGCGGGACCAGGGCAGGGCGCGCCGCCGCAAGAGCCTCAGCGCCAAGCAGGTCGCCATCCTCGAGGTCATCCAGCGCTCGGTGTCGAGCCGTGGCTACCCGCCGAGCATGCGCGAGATCGGCGACGCGGTCGGGCTCTCGTCGCTCTCCAGCGTCACGCACCAGCTGAACCAGCTCGAGCTGGCCGGCTACCTGCGTCGCGACCCCAACCGCCCGCGCGCCCTCGAGGTGCTCATCGAGCTGCCCGGTTCGGCCGATCGCGCGCCGTCCGCCGGTGAGCCCATCCCCGTCGGCGACGCCGCGATGGTGCCGCTCGTGGGGCGCATCGCCGCCGGCATCCCCATCACGGCCGAGCAGCAGATCGACGAGGTGTTCCCGCTCCCCCGCCAGCTCGTCGGCAAGGGCGAGCTCTTCATCCTCAAGGTCGTCGGCGACTCCATGATCGACGCCGCCATCTGCGACGGCGACTGGGTCGTCGTGCGCTCACAGCGCACGGCGGAGAACGGCGAGATCGTCGCCGCAATGCTCGACGGCGAGGCGACGGTCAAGGTGTTCCGTCAGCGCGACGGCCATACCTGGCTGCTCCCCCGCAACAGCGCGTTCGAGCCCATCCTCGGCGACCAGGCCGAGGTGCTCGGCAAGGTCGTGGCAGTCCTGCGCACGGTCTGA
- a CDS encoding alpha/beta fold hydrolase, with the protein MRLAVNESGSGTKTAVLIHGIMSDSRAWHRVTAELHEHGFRVLAVDLAGHGRSPRARRYSPAAWADDVVETLTPLVDGPPDVVMGHSLGGLVASLVADRMAPRAAIYIDPAFSFPTGIRGWAFKAFFAVAPRPRRSALVRMNPKWSAADVDIELATLRDWDRRTILGFADTRPLVPPARLVAPSLVVLAEKSLLITERVAAQLRRQGMTVETVEGTGHTVFRDDHARFMDTVVGWLRGVAKPQPQPAAAVAAA; encoded by the coding sequence ATGCGTCTCGCAGTGAACGAATCCGGCAGCGGCACGAAGACCGCCGTGCTCATCCACGGCATCATGTCGGATTCGCGAGCCTGGCACCGCGTCACCGCTGAACTGCACGAGCACGGCTTCCGCGTGCTCGCGGTCGACCTGGCCGGGCACGGGCGCAGCCCGCGTGCACGCCGGTACTCGCCGGCCGCCTGGGCGGACGACGTCGTCGAGACGCTGACGCCGCTGGTCGACGGTCCGCCCGACGTGGTCATGGGCCACTCGCTCGGCGGCCTCGTCGCGAGCCTCGTCGCCGACCGCATGGCGCCCCGGGCTGCGATCTACATCGACCCGGCCTTCTCGTTCCCCACCGGCATCCGCGGCTGGGCGTTCAAGGCGTTCTTCGCGGTCGCGCCGCGACCGAGGCGCTCGGCGCTCGTGCGCATGAACCCGAAGTGGAGCGCGGCCGACGTCGACATCGAGCTGGCCACCCTGCGGGACTGGGACCGACGGACGATCCTCGGCTTCGCCGACACCCGGCCGCTCGTGCCGCCGGCGCGGCTCGTCGCGCCGAGCCTCGTCGTGCTCGCGGAGAAGAGCCTGCTCATCACCGAGCGCGTCGCGGCGCAGCTGCGCCGGCAGGGCATGACCGTCGAGACCGTGGAGGGTACGGGCCACACCGTGTTCCGCGATGACCACGCCCGCTTCATGGACACGGTCGTCGGCTGGCTGCGCGGGGTGGCGAAGCCGCAGCCCCAGCCGGCAGCGGCGGTCGCCGCCGCCTGA
- the metE gene encoding 5-methyltetrahydropteroyltriglutamate--homocysteine S-methyltransferase, with product MTAHAFPTGTILGYPRIGRRRELKKAVEAFWTGTIDAAELEAASAELRAATRERLASLGLGRDDSSIPESFSYYDQVLDAAIAVGAVPERFHRLQDEAGRVDLAGYFTIARGEGEDAPLEMTKWFDSNYHYLVPEIGPDTAFALHADRILAEFAEARAAGFLTRPVIVGPVTFLLLAKAADGAPEGFRPLDRLDELVPVYAALLAELAAAGAAWVQLDEPALVSESIDEPRERVLDAIGRAYDALGTAEERPAIFVAAPYGALDDALPALAAAPVEAISFDLVRGTAPEQLDPATEESLAAKTLVAGVIDGHNIWRGDLAHAFERADALRSRSGDVAVSTSTSLLHVPHDVDDETLLDPRLVSWLAFADQKVAQVATLARGLAEGRDAIATELDAASAALADRAGAPGVRVPAVRHRLDALADRDFTRAAYDERVAAQEALELPELPTTTIGSFPQTADIRRARARLVKAELTDAEYRALMRDEIERVIRLQEDLGLDVLVHGEPERNDMVQYFAELLDGFAVTQHGWVQSYGSRCTRPSILWGDVSRPAPMTVEWSTHAQSLTEKPVKGMLTGPVTILAWSFVRDDQPLGDTARQVALALRDEIADLEQAGIRVIQVDEPALRELLPLKLADQPAYLDWSVGSFRLATGGAASATQVHTHLCYSEFGVVIDAIRNLDADVTSIEAARSRMEVVDDLSSSGFDHGIGPGVYDIHSPRVPSAAEVQALLERAVAEIPASKLWVNPDCGLKTRGYDETVASLEHIIEATRAVRAELAEPVLAE from the coding sequence ATGACCGCACACGCCTTCCCCACCGGCACGATCCTGGGCTACCCGCGCATCGGCCGCCGCCGCGAGCTGAAGAAGGCCGTCGAGGCCTTCTGGACCGGCACGATCGACGCCGCCGAGCTCGAGGCCGCCTCGGCGGAGCTCCGGGCAGCGACCAGGGAGCGGCTCGCGTCGCTCGGCCTCGGGCGCGACGACTCGTCGATCCCCGAGTCGTTCTCGTACTACGACCAGGTGCTCGACGCCGCGATCGCCGTCGGCGCCGTGCCCGAGCGCTTCCACCGCCTGCAGGACGAGGCCGGCCGGGTCGACCTCGCCGGGTACTTCACCATCGCCCGCGGCGAGGGCGAGGACGCCCCGCTCGAGATGACGAAGTGGTTCGACTCGAACTACCACTACCTGGTGCCCGAGATCGGCCCCGACACCGCCTTCGCGCTGCACGCCGACCGCATCCTCGCCGAGTTCGCCGAGGCCAGGGCGGCCGGGTTCCTGACCCGCCCCGTCATCGTCGGCCCGGTCACGTTCCTCCTGCTCGCGAAGGCAGCCGACGGCGCGCCCGAGGGCTTCCGCCCGCTCGACCGCCTCGACGAGCTCGTGCCCGTCTACGCCGCACTCCTGGCCGAGCTCGCCGCCGCCGGCGCCGCCTGGGTCCAGCTCGACGAGCCGGCGCTCGTGAGCGAGAGCATCGACGAGCCCCGCGAGCGCGTCCTCGACGCGATCGGCCGCGCCTACGACGCCCTCGGCACTGCCGAAGAGCGTCCCGCGATCTTCGTGGCCGCGCCCTACGGCGCACTCGACGACGCGCTGCCGGCTCTCGCCGCCGCCCCCGTCGAGGCGATCTCGTTCGACCTCGTGCGCGGCACCGCGCCCGAGCAGCTCGACCCGGCGACCGAGGAGTCGCTCGCCGCGAAGACGCTCGTCGCGGGCGTCATCGACGGTCACAACATCTGGCGCGGCGACCTCGCGCACGCGTTCGAGCGCGCCGACGCGCTGCGCTCGCGCTCGGGCGATGTCGCGGTGTCGACCTCCACGTCGCTGCTGCACGTGCCGCACGACGTCGACGACGAGACGCTGCTCGACCCGCGCCTCGTGAGCTGGCTCGCGTTCGCCGACCAGAAGGTCGCGCAGGTCGCGACGCTCGCGCGCGGCCTCGCCGAGGGACGCGACGCGATCGCGACCGAGCTCGACGCGGCATCCGCTGCCCTGGCCGACCGCGCGGGCGCGCCGGGCGTGCGCGTGCCCGCCGTGCGCCACCGCCTCGACGCCCTCGCCGATCGCGACTTCACCCGCGCGGCGTACGACGAGCGCGTGGCGGCGCAGGAGGCCCTCGAGCTGCCCGAGCTGCCGACCACGACGATCGGCTCGTTCCCGCAGACGGCCGACATCCGCCGTGCTCGCGCCCGGCTCGTGAAGGCCGAGCTGACGGATGCCGAGTACCGTGCGCTCATGCGCGACGAGATCGAACGCGTCATCCGCCTGCAGGAGGACCTCGGCCTCGACGTGCTCGTGCACGGCGAGCCCGAGCGCAACGACATGGTGCAGTACTTCGCCGAGCTGCTCGACGGCTTCGCCGTGACGCAGCACGGCTGGGTGCAGTCCTATGGCTCGCGCTGCACGCGTCCGTCGATCCTGTGGGGCGACGTCTCGCGCCCTGCTCCCATGACGGTCGAGTGGTCGACGCACGCGCAGTCGCTCACCGAGAAGCCCGTGAAGGGCATGCTCACCGGGCCCGTGACGATCCTGGCGTGGTCGTTCGTGCGCGACGACCAGCCGCTCGGCGACACCGCCCGCCAGGTCGCGCTCGCCCTGCGCGACGAGATCGCCGACCTCGAGCAGGCCGGCATCCGCGTGATCCAGGTCGACGAGCCCGCGCTGCGCGAGCTCCTGCCGCTGAAGCTCGCCGACCAGCCGGCGTACCTCGACTGGTCGGTCGGCTCGTTCCGCCTGGCCACGGGCGGCGCGGCGTCGGCGACCCAGGTGCACACGCACCTCTGCTACTCGGAGTTCGGCGTGGTGATCGACGCGATCCGCAACCTCGACGCCGACGTCACGTCGATCGAGGCCGCGCGCAGCCGCATGGAGGTCGTCGACGACCTGTCGTCGAGCGGCTTCGACCACGGCATCGGGCCGGGCGTCTACGACATCCACTCGCCGCGCGTGCCGAGCGCCGCCGAGGTGCAGGCGCTCCTCGAGCGGGCCGTCGCCGAGATCCCCGCGTCGAAGCTGTGGGTCAACCCCGACTGCGGCCTGAAGACGCGCGGCTACGACGAGACGGTCGCCTCGCTCGAGCACATCATCGAGGCGACGCGCGCGGTGCGCGCCGAGCTCGCGGAGCCCGTGCTGGCCGAGTAG
- a CDS encoding methylenetetrahydrofolate reductase has translation MAETGQDAGGADCRPRTPVSFELYPPRSDAAALALGRTIDRLAEADPAFISVTFGAGGTSRDRSLTVLRYMLENTDVEPMAHLTCVGSSHAEANRLVREFLDAGITSFLALRGDPPVGADSDEGIGDLDSAAELVQLIHRVQEEREPFAQVGIPGLPGVTQIGERPRPERVAVAAFPTGHPRSRGAAQDVDTLLAKEIAGANLAITQLFWHADDYLGFVERARAGGVTIPILPGIMPVTTPARLARLTELTGVEPPASLAIDLEIEPDAAAQVEIGIDFATRLAADVLDGGAPGLHLYTFNRHEAVLDVVDRLGLGPHDRLVNERNTTER, from the coding sequence ATGGCAGAGACCGGACAGGACGCCGGCGGCGCCGACTGTCGGCCCCGCACGCCGGTCTCGTTCGAGCTGTATCCGCCGCGATCGGATGCCGCGGCGCTCGCCCTGGGGCGCACCATCGACCGCCTCGCCGAGGCGGACCCCGCGTTCATCTCGGTGACGTTCGGCGCGGGCGGCACGTCGCGCGACCGCTCGCTCACGGTGCTCCGCTACATGCTCGAGAACACCGACGTCGAGCCCATGGCGCACCTCACGTGCGTCGGCTCCTCGCACGCGGAGGCGAACCGCCTCGTGCGCGAGTTCCTGGACGCCGGCATCACGAGCTTCCTCGCGCTCCGGGGGGACCCACCGGTGGGCGCCGACTCCGACGAGGGCATCGGCGACCTCGACAGCGCCGCCGAGCTCGTGCAGCTCATCCACCGCGTGCAGGAGGAGCGGGAGCCGTTCGCGCAGGTCGGCATCCCCGGCCTGCCCGGCGTGACGCAGATCGGCGAGCGGCCGCGGCCCGAGCGCGTGGCCGTGGCGGCGTTCCCCACGGGGCATCCGCGCTCGCGTGGCGCCGCGCAGGACGTGGACACGCTGCTCGCGAAGGAGATCGCCGGCGCGAACCTCGCGATCACCCAGCTCTTCTGGCACGCCGACGACTACCTCGGGTTCGTCGAACGGGCCCGGGCAGGCGGCGTGACCATCCCGATCCTCCCGGGCATCATGCCGGTCACCACGCCCGCCCGGCTCGCGCGGCTCACCGAGCTCACGGGCGTCGAGCCGCCCGCGTCGCTCGCGATCGACCTCGAGATCGAGCCCGACGCCGCCGCGCAGGTCGAGATCGGCATCGACTTCGCCACCCGGCTCGCCGCCGACGTGCTCGACGGCGGCGCACCCGGCCTGCACCTGTACACCTTCAACCGCCACGAAGCCGTGCTCGACGTCGTCGACCGCCTCGGCCTCGGCCCCCACGACCGACTCGTCAACGAGAGGAACACCACAGAACGATGA
- the hflX gene encoding GTPase HflX → MNEAERSTADDAVERVLRSAETRAGVARFGAAEASAIQKDWSDAAGADTADGEQYDREERAALRRVSGLSTELEDVTEVEYRQLRLENVVLIGVYSQGSQEDAENSLRELAALAETAGARVLDGLLQRRPHPDPSTYLGSGKAEELRHIVAALGADTVIADTELAPSQRRALEDVVKVKVIDRTATILDIFSQHAKSREGKAQVELAQLEYLLPRLRGWGESMSRQAGGQVGGAGAGMGSRGPGETKIELDRRRIHSRMAKLRRQIVGMKPAREAKRANRRRNAVPSVAIAGYTNAGKSSLLNRITGAGVLVENALFATLDATVRRNTTADGRVYTIADTVGFVRNLPHQLVEAFRSTLEEVGDADLIVHVVDAAHPDPAGQIATVRDVIGEVGARDVPELVVFNKADLITPEDRLVLRGLEPNAVFASARTGAGVADVLEAIGRMLPDPAVQVDLLVPYDRGDVVSTLHETGRVLSVEYVEDGTRITALASPEQAAQLAEFDAASVPA, encoded by the coding sequence ATGAACGAAGCAGAGCGAAGCACCGCCGACGACGCCGTCGAGCGCGTGCTGCGCAGCGCGGAGACCCGCGCGGGCGTGGCGCGATTCGGCGCCGCCGAGGCGTCGGCGATCCAGAAGGACTGGTCGGATGCCGCGGGCGCCGACACGGCCGACGGCGAGCAGTACGACCGCGAGGAGCGCGCGGCGCTCCGTCGCGTCAGCGGGCTCTCCACCGAGCTCGAGGACGTCACCGAGGTCGAGTACCGGCAGCTGCGACTCGAGAACGTCGTGCTCATCGGCGTGTACTCGCAGGGATCGCAGGAGGACGCGGAGAACTCGCTCCGCGAGCTCGCCGCCCTCGCCGAGACCGCGGGCGCGCGGGTGCTCGACGGGCTGCTCCAGCGTCGTCCGCACCCCGACCCCAGCACGTACCTCGGCAGCGGCAAGGCGGAGGAGCTGCGGCACATCGTCGCCGCGCTCGGCGCCGACACCGTGATCGCCGACACCGAGCTCGCGCCCAGCCAGCGGCGTGCGCTGGAGGACGTCGTGAAGGTCAAGGTCATCGACCGCACCGCGACGATCCTCGACATCTTCAGCCAGCACGCGAAGAGCCGCGAGGGCAAGGCCCAGGTCGAGCTCGCGCAGCTCGAGTACCTCCTCCCGCGCCTGCGCGGCTGGGGTGAGTCGATGTCCCGGCAGGCCGGTGGCCAGGTCGGCGGCGCGGGTGCGGGCATGGGTTCGCGTGGACCCGGTGAGACGAAGATCGAGCTCGATCGACGCCGCATCCACTCGCGCATGGCGAAGCTGCGCCGGCAGATCGTCGGCATGAAGCCCGCGCGCGAGGCGAAGCGGGCCAACCGCCGCCGCAACGCCGTGCCGTCGGTCGCGATCGCCGGGTACACGAACGCCGGCAAGTCGAGCCTGCTCAACCGCATCACGGGCGCGGGCGTGCTCGTCGAGAACGCCCTGTTCGCGACCCTCGACGCCACCGTTCGCCGCAACACCACGGCCGACGGCCGCGTCTACACGATCGCCGACACCGTCGGGTTCGTGCGCAACCTGCCGCACCAGCTCGTCGAGGCGTTCCGCTCGACGCTCGAGGAGGTCGGCGACGCCGACCTGATCGTGCACGTCGTCGACGCGGCGCACCCCGACCCGGCCGGCCAGATCGCCACCGTGCGCGACGTGATCGGCGAGGTGGGCGCGCGCGACGTGCCCGAGCTCGTGGTATTCAACAAGGCCGACCTCATCACGCCCGAGGATCGCCTCGTGCTGCGCGGTCTCGAGCCGAACGCCGTGTTCGCGTCGGCGCGCACGGGCGCGGGCGTCGCCGACGTGCTCGAGGCGATCGGGCGGATGCTGCCCGACCCCGCCGTGCAGGTCGACCTGCTCGTGCCGTACGACCGCGGCGACGTGGTCTCCACGCTGCACGAGACGGGCCGCGTGCTCTCGGTGGAGTACGTCGAGGACGGCACCCGCATCACGGCGCTCGCGTCGCCCGAGCAGGCCGCCCAGCTCGCGGAGTTCGACGCGGCATCCGTGCCCGCCTGA
- a CDS encoding class I SAM-dependent methyltransferase encodes MGSDHYFSPAPRSDSTVRTIRARLAGRELELVTSAGVFSPEHLDKGTRVLLDAVPEPPAAGHLLDLGAGWGPIAVSLALQSPDATVWAVDVNERALDLVRRNCQRLSISNVNAVVPDDVPAQVRFAQIVSNPPIRVGTAELHAMLGRWLPRLESDAAAWLVVAKHLGADSLQRWVGTDLGFDVERSANSKGFRVLEVRHAAGA; translated from the coding sequence ATGGGCTCCGACCACTACTTCTCCCCTGCCCCTCGGAGCGATTCCACCGTCCGCACCATCCGTGCCCGGCTGGCCGGACGCGAGCTCGAACTCGTGACGTCCGCCGGCGTCTTCAGCCCCGAGCACCTCGACAAGGGGACGCGCGTGCTGCTCGACGCGGTGCCCGAGCCGCCCGCTGCGGGCCACCTGCTCGACCTCGGCGCCGGATGGGGCCCGATCGCGGTGAGCCTCGCGCTGCAGTCGCCGGATGCCACGGTCTGGGCGGTCGACGTCAACGAACGTGCGCTCGACCTCGTGCGGCGGAACTGTCAGCGGCTCTCCATATCGAATGTCAACGCCGTGGTGCCCGACGATGTTCCCGCGCAGGTGCGATTCGCGCAGATCGTCTCGAATCCGCCGATCCGCGTGGGCACGGCCGAGCTGCACGCGATGCTCGGACGGTGGCTGCCGCGCCTCGAGTCCGACGCCGCCGCGTGGCTCGTGGTCGCGAAGCACCTGGGCGCCGATTCGCTGCAGCGCTGGGTCGGGACCGACCTCGGGTTCGACGTCGAGCGGTCGGCGAACTCGAAGGGGTTCCGGGTGCTCGAGGTGCGGCACGCGGCCGGCGCGTGA
- the dapF gene encoding diaminopimelate epimerase produces the protein MSFDLRFTKGQGTGNDFVLFSDPEGDTELTPTQIAAICDRRFGVGADGVIRAVRSSNLDDGAAALAADPDAVWFMDYWNADGTVSEMCGNGIRVFTSYLLDQGLAELPPGESIAIGTRAGVRTVSRTATGFQADLGPWRLAGGEPLVRAKELPVARPGLGIDVGNPHVVVALADDDELEAIDLAYQPILDPVPEAGANIEFVVPAEPLVEDGIGRVRMRVHERGSGETLSCGTGAVASALAVRHWAGEGAPNDWRVHVPGGVLGVRMFQAHDGEHVALAGPAELVFDGVLSLG, from the coding sequence ATGTCCTTCGATCTGCGATTCACCAAGGGGCAGGGCACCGGCAACGACTTCGTGCTCTTCAGCGACCCCGAGGGCGACACCGAGCTCACGCCCACGCAGATCGCCGCGATCTGCGATCGCCGGTTCGGCGTCGGCGCCGACGGCGTCATCCGCGCCGTGCGATCGAGCAACCTCGACGACGGCGCCGCGGCCCTCGCCGCCGACCCCGACGCCGTCTGGTTCATGGACTACTGGAACGCCGACGGCACGGTCTCCGAGATGTGCGGCAACGGCATCCGGGTCTTCACGAGCTACCTCCTCGACCAGGGCCTCGCCGAGCTGCCCCCGGGCGAGTCGATCGCGATCGGCACACGCGCGGGCGTCCGCACCGTGAGCCGCACGGCGACCGGGTTCCAGGCCGACCTCGGCCCGTGGCGCCTCGCCGGCGGCGAGCCGCTCGTGCGCGCGAAGGAGCTGCCCGTCGCGCGGCCGGGCCTCGGCATCGACGTCGGCAACCCGCACGTCGTGGTGGCCCTCGCCGACGACGACGAGCTCGAGGCGATCGACCTCGCCTACCAGCCGATCCTCGACCCGGTCCCCGAGGCGGGCGCCAACATCGAGTTCGTCGTGCCGGCGGAGCCGCTCGTCGAGGACGGCATCGGGCGCGTCCGCATGCGCGTGCACGAGCGCGGCTCGGGCGAGACGCTCTCGTGCGGCACGGGCGCCGTGGCATCCGCCCTCGCCGTGCGGCACTGGGCGGGCGAGGGCGCGCCGAACGACTGGCGCGTGCACGTGCCCGGCGGGGTGCTCGGCGTGCGGATGTTCCAGGCCCACGACGGCGAGCACGTCGCACTGGCCGGGCCGGCCGAGCTCGTCTTCGACGGCGTCCTCAGCCTCGGCTGA
- a CDS encoding MFS transporter has translation MTTESAPTRATTDRLSARTPFLPIGAAVGALANSVAGSAAGLLAVRLGGEAWFAGWPQAMLVIGTALAALAISRASRRGGRSPALAAGAALAAIGAAVVVWSAIVGAIGPMLLGSLVFGAGNAAVMLSRYAAAERATTEHRVRALTRLLVATSVGAVIGPLLLAPSDVAGQAMGMPPLAGCFALGALGFAVAAGAFVASAPRVPSAARSMAPPAGGTAPARGAISADGGRMTGGGRTTRRDTILGVGILSLANIVMVIVMTVVPVHLEHLHADLGTVGLLISAHIAAMFAPSPLSGLLVGRWGAERVAAVSAVALGAASLMAASVPHSLPGVAVSVVVIGAGWNLALVAGSTVLARDAAERVRLRREGWGEVGMGLAAAGGGAASGILLQAAGFASVAATAGVFAAALVAAAATGAARSRPAGRP, from the coding sequence ATGACCACGGAATCCGCCCCGACCAGGGCCACGACCGATCGGCTGAGCGCCCGCACCCCCTTCCTTCCGATCGGCGCCGCCGTGGGAGCGCTCGCGAACTCCGTCGCGGGGTCGGCCGCTGGACTGCTCGCCGTCCGTCTCGGCGGCGAGGCGTGGTTCGCCGGGTGGCCGCAGGCCATGCTCGTGATCGGCACGGCCCTCGCCGCGCTCGCCATCAGCCGGGCCTCCCGACGGGGCGGACGGTCGCCGGCGTTGGCGGCGGGGGCCGCCCTCGCGGCGATCGGGGCCGCCGTCGTGGTGTGGTCGGCGATCGTCGGCGCCATCGGGCCGATGCTGCTCGGAAGCCTGGTGTTCGGTGCCGGCAATGCCGCCGTGATGCTGAGCCGTTACGCGGCGGCGGAGCGGGCGACGACCGAGCATCGCGTGCGGGCGCTCACGCGACTCCTCGTCGCAACCTCCGTCGGCGCCGTCATCGGGCCGCTCCTGCTGGCTCCGAGCGATGTCGCGGGGCAGGCGATGGGGATGCCGCCGCTCGCCGGCTGCTTCGCGCTCGGCGCCCTCGGATTCGCCGTGGCCGCCGGCGCGTTCGTGGCCAGCGCTCCGCGCGTCCCGAGTGCGGCCCGCTCGATGGCTCCGCCGGCGGGAGGGACCGCGCCGGCCCGGGGTGCGATCTCGGCCGATGGTGGACGTATGACGGGCGGCGGGCGAACGACACGACGGGACACGATCCTCGGCGTCGGCATCCTGTCGCTCGCGAACATCGTGATGGTGATCGTGATGACGGTGGTGCCGGTGCATCTCGAGCACCTCCATGCCGACCTCGGCACGGTCGGCCTCCTCATCTCGGCGCACATCGCGGCCATGTTCGCGCCGTCCCCGCTCTCGGGGCTGCTCGTCGGCCGGTGGGGCGCCGAGCGGGTGGCCGCGGTGAGCGCCGTCGCGCTCGGTGCGGCGTCGCTCATGGCCGCGTCGGTCCCGCACTCGCTGCCGGGCGTCGCCGTCTCGGTCGTGGTGATCGGCGCCGGGTGGAACCTCGCACTCGTCGCTGGCAGCACGGTGCTCGCGCGTGACGCGGCAGAGCGGGTCCGACTCCGGCGAGAGGGCTGGGGGGAGGTCGGCATGGGGCTGGCCGCAGCAGGTGGGGGAGCTGCGTCGGGCATCCTCCTCCAGGCCGCGGGATTCGCGAGCGTCGCGGCCACGGCGGGGGTGTTCGCGGCGGCGCTGGTGGCGGCTGCGGCGACGGGCGCGGCGCGGAGCCGGCCCGCCGGGCGGCCCTAG